A part of Desulfomicrobium macestii genomic DNA contains:
- a CDS encoding TRAP transporter small permease subunit — MFKALVTYTKYVDALNRLVGKVAMYLMFVMMFILLYASFSRSMLNSPVVWAVEMAQFTMAAYYLLGGGYSVILRGHVRMDVLYSTWSPKTRAIIDALTSFFLLFYLGMLLYGGISSTAYSLEYGQKNYSAWAPPLSPIKIIMVVGIVLMILQCVSRLIKDISKFMGVDMLKTYGDVMP; from the coding sequence GTGTTCAAAGCATTGGTGACATATACGAAATACGTGGACGCCTTGAACCGTCTGGTCGGCAAGGTGGCCATGTATCTGATGTTCGTGATGATGTTCATTCTTCTTTATGCGTCGTTTTCACGAAGCATGCTCAACTCTCCCGTGGTCTGGGCCGTGGAGATGGCGCAGTTCACCATGGCCGCCTACTACCTTCTTGGTGGGGGCTATTCGGTCATTCTGCGCGGGCACGTGCGCATGGACGTGCTCTACAGCACCTGGTCGCCAAAGACGCGGGCCATCATCGATGCGCTCACGTCTTTTTTCCTGCTCTTCTATCTCGGCATGCTGCTCTACGGCGGCATATCGAGCACCGCCTATTCCCTTGAGTACGGGCAGAAGAACTATTCCGCCTGGGCTCCGCCGCTCTCGCCGATCAAGATCATCATGGTCGTGGGCATCGTGCTCATGATTCTGCAATGCGTGTCGCGTCTCATCAAGGACATCTCCAAATTCATGGGCGTGGACATGCTCAAAACCTACGGAGACGTGATGCCATGA
- a CDS encoding BMP family protein produces MKRTLFLAVLGQALFMGTTAMAEKIKVAGIYTQPIQQKWDATLHKALLNAEAAGEIEYVWSEKVSNTDYIRVLREYSEAGVQLIVGEAFGISRDVRKVAKDYPNVAYLMGDTFGPDGANLSVFDNYIHEPCYLMGMIAGSMSKSGKIGMVGGYPIGEVNRLFHAFMAGAKAVNPAVQFKVSFIGSWYDPPKAKEFAYAQVESGVDVLYAERSGVVDAAREKGIIAFGNVNDMNKEENGQGVVVTSALWHMEAALNHAIERVKAGTFAAEDYREWTMMAKGGASLAPLHDFEDKVPAGVKAKIAETEAAIKAGTLVIEINDDEPKSTF; encoded by the coding sequence ATGAAACGTACCCTGTTCCTGGCCGTGCTCGGCCAGGCATTGTTCATGGGCACCACGGCCATGGCCGAAAAAATCAAGGTCGCGGGCATTTACACCCAGCCCATCCAGCAGAAATGGGACGCGACCCTGCACAAGGCTCTTTTAAACGCCGAAGCGGCCGGTGAAATCGAATATGTCTGGAGCGAAAAAGTCTCCAATACCGACTACATCCGTGTCCTGCGCGAATACTCCGAAGCCGGCGTGCAACTCATCGTCGGCGAGGCCTTCGGCATCTCCCGCGACGTGCGCAAGGTGGCCAAGGATTACCCGAACGTGGCCTATCTCATGGGTGACACCTTCGGTCCCGACGGCGCAAATCTGTCCGTCTTCGACAACTACATCCACGAGCCCTGCTACCTCATGGGCATGATCGCGGGTTCCATGAGCAAATCGGGCAAGATCGGCATGGTCGGCGGCTACCCCATCGGTGAAGTGAACCGCCTCTTTCACGCCTTCATGGCCGGTGCCAAGGCCGTCAATCCGGCCGTCCAGTTCAAGGTCTCCTTCATCGGCTCCTGGTACGATCCGCCAAAGGCCAAGGAATTTGCCTACGCCCAGGTCGAGTCCGGCGTGGACGTGCTCTACGCCGAACGCTCCGGAGTGGTCGATGCCGCCCGCGAAAAGGGCATCATCGCCTTCGGCAACGTCAATGACATGAACAAGGAAGAAAACGGCCAGGGCGTGGTCGTGACCTCCGCCCTGTGGCACATGGAAGCGGCCCTGAACCACGCCATCGAGCGGGTCAAGGCCGGAACCTTCGCCGCCGAGGATTATCGGGAATGGACCATGATGGCCAAGGGCGGAGCCTCCCTGGCGCCCCTCCACGACTTCGAGGACAAGGTCCCCGCCGGCGTCAAGGCGAAGATCGCCGAGACCGAAGCCGCCATCAAGGCCGGAACCCTGGTCATCGAAATCAACGACGACGAACCCAAATCCACCTTCTGA
- a CDS encoding TRAP transporter large permease, with the protein MSYEMIALLMCTTLMVLLLTGQRVFGAVGFVGAAASLLLWGDGGSEMPFNASMVLLNWFPLLTLPLFIFMGYMLSESGIANDLYKMFHVWMGPLNGGLAIGTVVLMVAISAMNGLSVAGMAIGTSIALPEMLKRGYDKKMITGVIQAGSSLGIMVPPSIVLVLYGMIARQPVSQLWLAGVFPGLLLAVLFIGYIVVRCKLNPALGPSLSFEERSSISRREKIALLRAGIVPIAIVFMVTGLFMLGVTSLVESSAVGAAAAMIAAMAKGRLSRPVLDASLHKTLSVSCMFMWIILAALCYGAVFDGLGAVHAIEILFLEKWGLSPWGVLIMMQVSYIIMGMFLDDTAMLVIVAPLYIPLIIALGFNPIWYGVLYTVTCQIAYMTPPFGYNLFLMKAMAPKEVTLVDIYGSIVPFVTLMVIGLGLIITFPQIALYLPELYFPK; encoded by the coding sequence ATGAGTTATGAAATGATCGCTCTTTTGATGTGCACGACCCTCATGGTGCTGCTTCTGACCGGCCAGAGGGTTTTCGGCGCGGTGGGTTTCGTCGGTGCGGCCGCTTCGCTCCTGCTGTGGGGCGACGGCGGCTCGGAGATGCCTTTCAACGCGAGCATGGTGCTCCTGAACTGGTTTCCGCTCCTGACCCTGCCGCTTTTCATCTTCATGGGCTACATGCTCAGCGAATCGGGCATCGCCAACGACCTCTACAAGATGTTCCACGTCTGGATGGGGCCCCTGAACGGCGGCCTGGCCATCGGCACTGTGGTGCTCATGGTCGCCATTTCGGCCATGAACGGGCTGTCCGTCGCGGGCATGGCCATCGGCACGAGCATAGCCCTGCCGGAAATGCTCAAGCGCGGCTACGACAAGAAGATGATCACCGGCGTGATCCAGGCCGGAAGCTCGCTCGGGATCATGGTGCCGCCGAGCATCGTGCTGGTCCTCTACGGTATGATCGCGCGTCAGCCCGTCAGCCAGCTCTGGCTGGCCGGAGTGTTTCCGGGGCTTTTGCTGGCGGTGCTGTTCATTGGTTACATCGTGGTCCGCTGCAAGCTCAACCCGGCCCTCGGGCCCTCCCTTTCCTTCGAGGAGCGTTCCAGCATTTCCCGCCGGGAGAAGATCGCGCTCTTGCGTGCGGGTATCGTCCCCATAGCCATCGTGTTCATGGTCACCGGCCTTTTCATGCTGGGCGTGACCAGTCTGGTCGAAAGCTCCGCCGTGGGCGCGGCCGCGGCCATGATCGCGGCCATGGCCAAGGGACGGCTGAGCCGTCCGGTGCTCGACGCCTCGCTGCACAAGACCCTGTCCGTGAGTTGCATGTTCATGTGGATCATCCTTGCGGCCCTCTGTTATGGAGCGGTTTTCGACGGGCTGGGCGCGGTGCACGCCATCGAGATCCTGTTTCTGGAAAAATGGGGCCTGTCCCCCTGGGGCGTGCTGATCATGATGCAGGTCTCCTACATCATCATGGGCATGTTTCTGGACGACACGGCCATGCTGGTCATCGTCGCGCCGCTGTACATTCCGCTCATCATCGCTCTAGGATTCAACCCCATCTGGTACGGGGTGCTCTATACGGTGACCTGCCAAATTGCCTACATGACGCCGCCCTTCGGCTACAACCTCTTCCTGATGAAGGCCATGGCTCCCAAGGAAGTCACCCTGGTGGACATCTACGGTTCCATCGTACCCTTCGTCACCCTGATGGTGATCGGCCTCGGCCTCATCATCACCTTTCCGCAGATCGCCCTCTACTTGCCGGAGCTGTACTTTCCCAAGTAA
- a CDS encoding ABC transporter permease, which yields MDILSLFLETGFWLATVRMATPLIFGTMGELICERAGVLNLGIEGIMAAGCMSGWTWVFLGGTLWGGVLFAAMVGACLGLLHAVFTVHLGLSQHVTGLGITMLGASLSSFVFRMLLPQVTTPPKITPFAPLDIPVLSALPFIGPVLFSQTALTLLAFVLVGVTAYVLLRTPLGLALRMVGEHPLAAEAQGLSVLGLRTGAVMVGSAFMAVGGAFLTLAAFDAYYIGMVNGRGWICIALVVFSSWKPGKALLGALLFAAFDAIQMRVQQQSMTGIPYQFYLMLPYICSILALIVMSRKAAYPKALLVPFRKGER from the coding sequence ATGGACATCCTCTCCCTTTTTCTCGAAACCGGATTCTGGCTGGCCACCGTGCGCATGGCCACCCCGCTCATCTTCGGCACCATGGGCGAACTCATCTGTGAACGGGCCGGAGTCCTGAACCTCGGCATCGAGGGCATCATGGCCGCCGGATGCATGTCCGGCTGGACCTGGGTCTTCCTGGGCGGAACCCTCTGGGGCGGCGTGCTCTTCGCCGCCATGGTCGGCGCATGCCTCGGCCTCCTGCACGCGGTCTTCACTGTGCATCTGGGCCTCTCCCAGCATGTCACCGGCCTCGGCATCACCATGCTCGGCGCGAGCTTAAGCTCCTTCGTCTTCCGCATGCTCCTGCCCCAGGTCACCACCCCGCCCAAGATCACCCCCTTCGCGCCGCTGGACATCCCGGTGCTCTCCGCCCTGCCCTTCATCGGCCCAGTCCTCTTCAGCCAGACCGCGCTGACGCTCCTGGCCTTCGTCCTGGTCGGCGTCACGGCCTACGTGCTGCTGCGCACACCGCTCGGCCTGGCCCTGCGCATGGTCGGCGAACACCCGCTGGCCGCCGAGGCGCAAGGCCTCTCGGTCCTGGGCCTGCGCACCGGCGCGGTCATGGTCGGCTCGGCCTTCATGGCCGTGGGCGGCGCATTCCTGACACTGGCTGCCTTCGACGCCTACTACATCGGCATGGTCAACGGCCGGGGCTGGATCTGCATCGCGCTGGTCGTCTTCTCCTCCTGGAAACCCGGCAAGGCGCTCCTCGGCGCGCTCCTCTTCGCCGCCTTCGACGCCATCCAGATGCGCGTGCAACAACAATCCATGACCGGCATCCCCTACCAGTTCTACCTGATGCTGCCCTACATCTGCTCCATCCTCGCCCTCATCGTCATGTCCCGCAAAGCCGCCTACCCGAAGGCTTTGCTGGTTCCCTTTCGCAAAGGTGAGAGATAG
- a CDS encoding TRAP transporter substrate-binding protein, translating into MKRRDFVKMAGLGATVAAASTVVNAPFVHASKKTPIRWRLQTYAGPALAEHVIKPQIDAFNKIASGDMVIELYNADQLVPTPELFRAMQRGTIDAVQSDDDSIAAPVDVAVFAAYFPFATRYSLDVPTLFNHYGLNEIWQEAYSEVKGVTWLGAGAWDPCNFATKQPIRSLADLKGKRVFTFPTGGKFMQRFGVVPVTLPWEDVEVALQTGELDGIAWSGITEDYTVGWADVTKYYLTNNINGAWVGSYFANSDKWEQVPEHLKTLFKVTMDSSNYYRQHWYWWGEAHYRTKGGKLELTTIPEEEWAQVEAEAIKYWDEIAATSPRCAKVVQILKDYTETMKKAGKPYRYA; encoded by the coding sequence ATGAAAAGAAGAGATTTCGTCAAAATGGCTGGCCTTGGAGCCACGGTCGCTGCGGCATCAACCGTGGTCAACGCGCCTTTTGTGCACGCGTCCAAAAAAACGCCTATCCGCTGGCGTCTTCAGACCTATGCCGGACCTGCCCTGGCCGAGCATGTCATCAAGCCGCAGATCGACGCATTCAACAAGATCGCAAGCGGCGACATGGTCATCGAACTCTATAACGCGGACCAGCTCGTGCCCACGCCTGAACTGTTCAGGGCCATGCAGCGCGGAACCATCGACGCCGTGCAGAGCGACGACGACTCCATCGCCGCGCCCGTCGATGTGGCCGTCTTCGCCGCCTACTTTCCCTTCGCCACGCGCTACTCCCTCGATGTGCCCACCCTTTTCAACCATTACGGATTGAACGAAATCTGGCAGGAGGCCTACAGCGAAGTCAAGGGCGTGACCTGGCTTGGCGCCGGCGCCTGGGACCCGTGCAACTTCGCCACCAAACAGCCCATCCGCTCCCTTGCCGACCTGAAGGGCAAGCGGGTCTTCACCTTTCCCACCGGCGGCAAGTTCATGCAGCGTTTCGGCGTGGTGCCCGTGACCCTGCCCTGGGAAGACGTCGAAGTGGCCCTGCAGACCGGAGAGCTGGACGGCATCGCCTGGTCGGGCATCACCGAGGACTACACGGTGGGCTGGGCCGATGTGACGAAATACTATCTGACCAATAACATAAACGGTGCCTGGGTCGGTTCCTATTTCGCCAATTCCGACAAGTGGGAACAGGTTCCCGAGCATCTGAAGACTCTCTTCAAGGTCACCATGGACAGCTCCAACTACTACCGTCAGCATTGGTACTGGTGGGGAGAGGCGCATTACCGCACCAAGGGCGGAAAGCTTGAGCTGACCACCATCCCCGAGGAGGAATGGGCCCAGGTCGAGGCGGAAGCCATCAAGTACTGGGACGAGATCGCGGCCACCAGCCCCCGCTGCGCCAAGGTTGTCCAGATCCTCAAGGATTACACCGAGACCATGAAAAAGGCGGGCAAGCCCTACCGTTACGCCTAA
- a CDS encoding amidohydrolase family protein, producing the protein MLDLLIINAALPGQDSLTEIGCKDGRIVAVEPSIKAEAAETIDAKGYLVTAPFVDSHFHMDATLSAGLPRRNETGTLLEGIRIWGELKPDLTAEAIKDRAMKLLHWSVAKGNLAIRTHVDTTDPSLMAVDVLLEVREEMKDFVDIQLVAFPQDGVLRSPNGLELLERALDKGVDVVGGIPHFERTMDQGRESVRVLCELAAKRGLMVDMHCDESDDPLSRHVESLAHETQRLGLHGRVTGSHLTSMHSMDNYYVSKLMPLMAEARMHCVCNPLVNMNLQGRHDTYPKRRGLMRVPELMAMGINVAFGHDDVMDPWYPMGTHDMLEVAHMGAHALHMTGTEGLEKMFAAVTTNGAKVLGLNGYGLEPGCKADMVILQAASELEALRLRPARLWVIRRGKVISRTPEVVASVDLGKGEELVDFT; encoded by the coding sequence ATGCTGGATCTGCTTATCATCAACGCCGCCCTGCCCGGTCAGGATTCGCTGACCGAGATCGGCTGCAAGGACGGCCGGATTGTTGCCGTCGAACCGAGCATCAAGGCCGAGGCTGCCGAGACCATTGACGCCAAGGGATATCTAGTCACCGCGCCTTTCGTGGACAGCCATTTTCACATGGACGCGACCCTGTCCGCGGGGCTGCCGCGCAGGAACGAGACCGGCACGCTGCTGGAAGGCATCCGCATCTGGGGCGAGCTCAAGCCCGATCTCACGGCCGAGGCGATCAAGGACCGGGCCATGAAGCTGCTGCATTGGTCCGTGGCCAAGGGAAACCTGGCCATCCGCACGCATGTGGACACCACGGACCCGAGCCTCATGGCCGTGGACGTGCTTTTGGAAGTACGCGAAGAGATGAAGGATTTCGTGGACATCCAGCTGGTGGCCTTTCCTCAGGACGGAGTGCTTCGTTCGCCGAACGGGTTGGAACTGCTGGAACGGGCGCTGGACAAGGGCGTGGATGTCGTGGGCGGCATCCCGCATTTCGAGCGGACCATGGACCAGGGGCGGGAGTCGGTACGGGTGCTGTGCGAGCTGGCCGCAAAACGGGGGCTCATGGTGGACATGCACTGCGACGAGTCCGACGATCCGCTCTCAAGGCATGTGGAGAGCCTGGCCCATGAGACCCAACGGCTGGGACTGCACGGCCGGGTCACGGGATCGCATCTGACGAGCATGCATTCCATGGACAATTATTACGTGTCGAAGCTGATGCCGCTCATGGCCGAAGCGCGGATGCACTGCGTGTGCAACCCGCTGGTGAACATGAATCTGCAGGGCCGACACGACACGTATCCCAAGAGGCGGGGGCTCATGCGCGTGCCGGAGCTGATGGCCATGGGCATCAACGTGGCCTTCGGCCACGACGACGTCATGGATCCGTGGTATCCCATGGGCACCCACGACATGCTCGAAGTGGCGCACATGGGGGCGCACGCCCTGCACATGACCGGAACGGAAGGGCTTGAAAAGATGTTCGCGGCGGTGACCACGAACGGGGCCAAGGTTCTGGGGCTGAACGGTTACGGACTTGAGCCCGGCTGCAAGGCGGACATGGTCATCCTGCAGGCGGCAAGCGAACTCGAAGCGCTGCGCCTGCGTCCGGCGCGGCTGTGGGTCATTCGCCGGGGCAAGGTCATAAGCCGGACCCCGGAAGTGGTGGCGAGCGTGGACCTGGGCAAGGGCGAAGAACTGGTGGACTTCACATAA
- a CDS encoding GrlR family regulatory protein produces MMQDGMYWLRLEAYDKSEEGVAVVRQGFVNGGGPGYVWQGRLTVLDGAVRGNLVVRKWNPQAPPDLGMFKAGNLAIDGRHDASSRSFELEGHAHGHHVVHLRISGQWLEELTDEGPR; encoded by the coding sequence ATGATGCAGGATGGGATGTACTGGCTGCGCCTTGAGGCATACGACAAGTCCGAAGAAGGCGTGGCGGTCGTCAGGCAGGGATTCGTGAACGGCGGCGGGCCGGGTTATGTCTGGCAGGGGCGGTTGACAGTGCTGGATGGGGCCGTGCGCGGGAATCTGGTCGTGCGCAAATGGAATCCACAGGCTCCGCCGGATCTGGGCATGTTCAAGGCGGGCAATCTGGCCATTGATGGTCGCCATGATGCATCGTCCCGCTCTTTCGAGCTGGAAGGGCACGCGCATGGGCACCATGTGGTACATCTGCGCATCAGCGGGCAGTGGCTCGAAGAATTGACGGATGAAGGGCCTCGGTGA
- a CDS encoding ABC transporter permease, with translation MRFEPRESVTLGWQVGAPLLAVLGSMLLCSGLILWAGADPLSAWRLLIKGAMGSTFALTETLTRATPLIFTGLAAAVAFRAKLWNIGGEGQFYVGACMATWLGTGIITLPAWLMIPFLFLSGALAGGLFLLIPTWLKTHLKADEVVTTLLLNFVVLLVVNWLVFGPWKDPMAMGWPQAAPVIDQAMLPILIPKSSLHLGFILALACALAVWWMMRFTIWGFEIRAVGASLKASTFAGMPVQATIIRTALLSGGLAAMAGVSELCGVKGYLTLDLSPGFGYSGIVVAMLAALHPLGVVLSAIFIAVIYIGADSMSRAITISNYIADVTTAVSLLMVLLAMFLTRYRIRWK, from the coding sequence ATGAGATTCGAACCCCGCGAATCAGTAACCCTCGGCTGGCAAGTCGGCGCGCCGCTCCTGGCCGTGCTCGGTTCCATGCTGCTCTGCTCCGGACTCATCCTCTGGGCCGGAGCGGACCCCTTGAGCGCATGGCGGCTCCTCATCAAAGGGGCCATGGGTTCAACCTTCGCCCTGACCGAGACCCTGACCCGCGCCACCCCGCTCATCTTCACCGGCCTTGCCGCGGCCGTGGCCTTCAGGGCCAAGCTCTGGAACATCGGCGGCGAAGGCCAGTTCTATGTCGGGGCCTGCATGGCCACCTGGCTCGGAACGGGGATAATCACCCTGCCCGCCTGGCTCATGATCCCCTTTCTCTTCCTGTCCGGTGCCCTGGCCGGAGGCCTGTTCCTGCTCATCCCGACCTGGCTCAAGACGCACCTCAAGGCCGACGAGGTGGTCACCACCCTGCTCCTCAATTTCGTGGTCCTGCTGGTCGTCAACTGGCTGGTTTTCGGCCCCTGGAAAGACCCCATGGCCATGGGCTGGCCCCAGGCCGCCCCCGTCATCGACCAGGCCATGCTGCCCATCCTGATCCCCAAGTCGAGCCTGCACCTCGGATTCATCCTGGCCCTGGCCTGCGCCCTGGCGGTCTGGTGGATGATGCGCTTCACCATCTGGGGCTTCGAAATCCGGGCGGTCGGCGCAAGCCTCAAGGCCAGCACCTTCGCGGGTATGCCCGTGCAGGCCACCATCATCCGCACCGCGCTCCTGAGCGGCGGACTCGCCGCCATGGCCGGGGTCAGCGAACTGTGCGGCGTGAAGGGCTACCTGACCCTCGATCTGTCCCCGGGATTCGGCTACTCCGGCATCGTCGTGGCCATGCTGGCCGCCCTGCATCCCCTCGGAGTGGTGCTCTCGGCCATCTTCATCGCCGTCATCTACATCGGCGCCGATTCCATGAGCCGCGCCATCACCATCTCCAACTACATCGCGGACGTGACCACGGCAGTGAGCCTGCTCATGGTGCTCCTGGCCATGTTTCTGACCCGCTACCGCATCCGCTGGAAATAA
- a CDS encoding ABC transporter ATP-binding protein, protein MSTTSLLKLSGITKNFGALKANDDISLTLAQGEMLALLGENGAGKTTLMSILFGHYVADTGSVEVQGKPLPPGSPRAALEAGVGMVHQHFTLAGNMTVLENIMLGTESLWGLRRGSARALAKLGSLMDRFRLHVNPHALVRGLSVGERQRVEILKVMYRDARILILDEPTAVLTPQESDHLFATLRGLVEQGLSVIFITHKLREVMAASDRCVVLRHGRVVLEAPTGQTCAEELAKAMVGANIPKATRGKLTPGEEVLFLDRVRADAPDRGPGLCDLCLSVKAHEVLGIAGVSGNGQALLADLLSGLVAPAEGSVVLRGQTVSRPSPATMIRAGVGRVPDDRTGTGLVADMTVMENLSTEIYRLPGFSRRGMLNFKALSSRAAQLMDVFDIRCSGKDAPVRKLSGGNMQKLILARVLSQGPHLILANQPTWGLDVGATAAVHQHLLDAARRGAGVVLISEDLDELFQLSDRIQVMYQGRLSPPENTATVDRAKLGLMMSGQTFDHRGFA, encoded by the coding sequence ATGTCCACCACATCCTTGCTGAAACTTTCCGGCATAACCAAGAATTTCGGTGCTCTCAAAGCCAACGACGACATCTCCCTGACCCTGGCCCAAGGCGAAATGCTGGCCCTGCTCGGAGAAAACGGCGCAGGCAAGACCACCCTCATGTCCATCCTCTTCGGACACTACGTGGCCGACACCGGCAGCGTGGAGGTGCAGGGCAAACCCCTGCCCCCGGGTTCGCCCCGGGCCGCGCTCGAAGCGGGCGTGGGCATGGTCCACCAGCACTTCACCCTGGCCGGGAACATGACCGTGCTCGAAAACATCATGCTCGGCACAGAATCCCTGTGGGGGCTGCGCCGGGGCTCGGCGCGCGCCCTGGCCAAGCTGGGATCGCTCATGGACCGCTTCAGACTGCACGTAAATCCGCACGCCTTGGTACGCGGCCTGTCCGTGGGCGAACGGCAACGGGTCGAAATCCTGAAGGTCATGTACCGGGACGCACGCATCCTCATCCTCGACGAACCCACTGCCGTGCTCACCCCGCAGGAAAGCGACCATCTCTTCGCCACCCTGCGCGGCCTCGTCGAGCAAGGGCTGAGCGTCATCTTCATCACCCACAAGCTGCGCGAAGTCATGGCCGCCAGCGACCGCTGCGTGGTGCTGCGTCATGGTCGCGTGGTGCTTGAGGCTCCCACCGGACAGACCTGCGCCGAGGAACTGGCCAAGGCCATGGTCGGAGCCAACATCCCGAAGGCCACACGCGGGAAGCTCACGCCCGGCGAGGAGGTCCTTTTTCTGGATCGCGTCCGCGCCGACGCCCCGGACCGGGGACCGGGCCTGTGCGATCTGTGCCTTTCCGTAAAGGCCCACGAAGTCCTCGGCATCGCGGGCGTCTCCGGGAACGGTCAGGCGCTGCTGGCGGACCTCTTGTCCGGCCTTGTCGCCCCGGCCGAGGGCAGCGTGGTACTGCGCGGACAGACCGTGAGCCGCCCAAGCCCGGCGACCATGATCCGCGCCGGCGTCGGCCGCGTGCCGGACGACCGCACCGGAACGGGCCTGGTGGCGGACATGACGGTCATGGAAAACCTGTCCACGGAGATCTACCGCCTGCCCGGTTTCTCCAGGCGCGGCATGCTCAACTTCAAGGCCCTGTCGTCCCGGGCCGCGCAACTCATGGACGTGTTCGACATTCGCTGCTCGGGCAAGGACGCCCCGGTGCGCAAACTTTCCGGCGGAAACATGCAAAAACTCATCCTGGCCCGGGTCCTGTCGCAGGGGCCCCACCTCATCCTGGCCAACCAGCCGACCTGGGGCCTTGATGTCGGGGCCACGGCCGCCGTGCACCAGCATCTTCTGGACGCCGCCCGGCGCGGGGCCGGAGTGGTCCTCATTTCCGAGGACCTGGACGAACTCTTCCAACTCTCCGACCGCATCCAGGTCATGTACCAGGGCCGTCTTTCCCCTCCGGAAAACACGGCCACCGTGGACCGGGCCAAGCTCGGACTCATGATGAGCGGCCAAACCTTCGACCACAGGGGGTTCGCATGA
- a CDS encoding glycoside hydrolase family 3 protein, translated as MFDRPAGKRLFNGVRQPRPAGVFHDGITSTGMLFFLGVMLFLIPASSGFAMDTSALRAMAGQMLLVGFRGTTVNNDSPILRDIREHNLGGVILFDRDVQLKSTERNIQGPRQVRALTASLQANARTTLFVAVDQEGGRVRRFREDRGFAPSPSAKAMGQGSPEQTRLEGERTGKLLAGLGVNLNFAPVADVDVNPQSPAIGALERSFSADPDQVALHAHAFSRGLLSQGVLPCLKHFPGHGSATADSHLGLTDISKTWTPAELRPYELLIPLKASPLIMTGHLFLRRFDENHPSTLSSAVLTGLLRQRLGFEGVIVSDDMQMRAIAEHYGQDEAILLAVEAGVDILVFGNNLDYDPDIVPKAVDVLVKAVEEGRLSAERIEASHRRIQAAKQQLLTSLAWGPQVQP; from the coding sequence ATGTTTGATAGGCCGGCGGGCAAACGTCTTTTCAACGGAGTGCGGCAGCCACGGCCTGCCGGTGTTTTTCATGACGGCATAACATCCACCGGGATGCTTTTTTTTCTTGGAGTGATGCTGTTCCTGATCCCGGCCTCGTCCGGGTTCGCCATGGACACGTCCGCGCTTCGGGCCATGGCGGGGCAGATGCTGCTGGTCGGTTTTCGCGGGACGACGGTGAACAACGACTCGCCCATCCTGCGAGACATTCGGGAGCACAATCTGGGGGGCGTGATCCTCTTTGACCGCGACGTGCAGCTAAAAAGCACGGAGCGCAACATTCAAGGCCCCAGGCAGGTTCGGGCGCTGACCGCGAGCCTGCAGGCCAACGCCCGGACCACGCTTTTTGTCGCCGTGGACCAGGAAGGCGGAAGGGTGCGGCGCTTCCGGGAGGATCGGGGCTTTGCGCCAAGTCCTTCGGCCAAGGCCATGGGGCAGGGCAGTCCGGAGCAGACACGACTTGAAGGCGAACGGACCGGGAAGCTTCTGGCGGGCCTTGGCGTGAACCTGAATTTCGCGCCCGTGGCGGATGTGGACGTCAATCCGCAAAGTCCGGCCATCGGAGCCCTGGAGCGCAGTTTTTCCGCTGATCCGGACCAAGTCGCGCTCCATGCCCATGCCTTCAGCCGGGGGTTGCTCTCGCAGGGCGTTTTGCCCTGTCTCAAGCATTTCCCTGGGCATGGCAGCGCCACGGCGGATTCGCATCTTGGGCTGACCGACATCAGCAAGACCTGGACCCCGGCGGAGCTGCGCCCCTATGAGCTGCTGATCCCGCTCAAGGCCAGCCCCCTGATCATGACCGGACACCTTTTTTTGCGCCGGTTCGACGAGAACCATCCGAGCACCCTGTCCAGTGCCGTGCTCACGGGGCTTTTGCGGCAGCGTTTGGGATTCGAGGGCGTGATCGTCTCCGACGACATGCAGATGAGGGCCATCGCTGAACATTACGGTCAGGACGAAGCGATCCTCCTGGCTGTCGAGGCCGGGGTGGATATTCTGGTTTTCGGCAACAATCTGGACTACGACCCCGACATAGTGCCCAAGGCCGTCGATGTCCTGGTCAAGGCCGTGGAGGAGGGACGCCTCTCCGCCGAACGGATCGAGGCCTCGCATCGGCGCATTCAGGCCGCCAAGCAGCAGCTCCTGACCAGCCTTGCCTGGGGGCCACAGGTACAGCCATGA